From Campylobacter concisus, a single genomic window includes:
- a CDS encoding NAD(P)H-dependent oxidoreductase: MSEILVVSGHTDLENSFANKIILGELKKQVPEAKFDMLSELYKNYVIDVKAEQEKLVKADVIVLVYPFFWYGVPSLLQKWLEDVLVHGFSHGSKGDKLRGKKLVLSFTSGAPEELYKKEALQRYEIEEFLPPLKALANTCGMEFTGYVYSGGLSYQSRHDEAKLALMRQKALDHAKRLGELIGKIS, from the coding sequence ATGAGTGAAATTTTAGTCGTATCAGGTCACACTGACCTTGAAAATTCCTTTGCAAATAAGATTATATTGGGCGAGCTAAAAAAGCAGGTGCCAGAGGCTAAATTTGACATGCTAAGCGAGCTTTATAAAAACTACGTGATAGACGTAAAAGCCGAGCAAGAAAAGCTAGTAAAGGCTGATGTGATCGTGCTTGTTTATCCATTTTTCTGGTACGGCGTGCCGTCACTTTTGCAAAAGTGGCTTGAAGATGTGCTAGTTCATGGCTTCTCTCATGGCAGCAAAGGAGATAAGCTACGTGGCAAGAAGCTGGTGCTTTCATTTACCTCTGGCGCGCCTGAGGAGCTTTATAAAAAAGAGGCGCTTCAGCGCTATGAGATAGAGGAATTTTTGCCGCCACTTAAGGCACTAGCAAATACTTGTGGGATGGAGTTTACAGGATATGTTTATAGCGGAGGGCTATCGTATCAGAGTAGGCACGATGAGGCAAAGCTTGCTTTGATGAGGCAAAAGGCGCTTGATCACGCAAAAAGATTAGGGGAGCTGATAGGCAAGATTTCATGA
- a CDS encoding tannase/feruloyl esterase family alpha/beta hydrolase, with protein MKKISLFCALALFSSAAFALDKAGCESLKDLKILHNDMIDALWNESGEVSADKMSALTGGSKNMIKAKPHCVVHGKLYKRTGSDGKEYAIDYELRLPEQWNEKFLFQGGGGMDGFVAPALGAVPIRTSTATPALLRGYAVVTTNSGHPKPTAEFGLDQQARLDYAYQAIGKVTDAAKQILVAAYDKAPKHSYFMGCSNGGRAALIAAQRYPLEFDGVIAANPGFRLSRAAIAQQWDNQVLMKIAPKNEKGEKIFANALTQDDLDKLSQAVLEKCDGLDGLKDGIINAWETCKFDPKSLNLPKQKIEAIEKIFNGAKNSKGEQIYSGWFYDSGVSAEGWRQWKLGDSQDASKPNARNITLASGSINYYFLTPAQPNFDTINFDFDKDTPKTFETAAINDAVSTDLNTFSANGGKLIIVTGVSDPVFSAKDQRDWFKKLEADNENSQNFAAFFALPGMNHCGGGNGIDDVDPLSALEAWHEKGEAPKSMLAKSKTYAGKEFLVCAYPKVATYVGGDASKASSFVCK; from the coding sequence ATGAAGAAAATTTCACTTTTTTGCGCCTTGGCGCTTTTTAGCAGTGCGGCATTTGCCCTTGATAAGGCGGGCTGCGAGAGTTTAAAGGATCTAAAGATCTTACATAACGATATGATAGATGCGTTGTGGAACGAGAGTGGCGAAGTCTCGGCTGATAAGATGTCTGCGCTAACTGGCGGTAGTAAAAATATGATCAAAGCAAAGCCCCACTGCGTGGTGCACGGCAAACTCTATAAACGCACCGGCAGTGACGGCAAAGAGTACGCCATAGACTACGAGCTAAGGTTACCAGAGCAGTGGAATGAGAAGTTTTTATTTCAAGGAGGCGGTGGCATGGACGGCTTTGTAGCGCCTGCTCTTGGTGCAGTGCCGATACGAACAAGCACAGCCACGCCAGCGCTTCTTAGAGGCTACGCGGTCGTTACTACAAACTCAGGCCACCCAAAGCCAACGGCTGAGTTTGGGCTGGATCAACAAGCAAGGCTAGACTACGCATACCAAGCCATCGGCAAGGTCACAGACGCAGCTAAACAAATTTTAGTCGCCGCATACGATAAAGCCCCAAAACACAGCTACTTTATGGGCTGCTCAAACGGCGGCAGGGCAGCACTTATCGCAGCTCAGCGCTATCCGCTAGAATTTGACGGCGTCATCGCTGCAAACCCTGGATTTAGGCTATCTCGCGCGGCGATCGCTCAGCAGTGGGATAACCAAGTCCTTATGAAAATAGCTCCGAAAAATGAAAAAGGCGAGAAAATTTTTGCAAATGCGCTAACACAGGACGACCTTGACAAGCTAAGCCAAGCCGTGCTTGAAAAATGTGACGGCCTAGACGGACTAAAAGATGGGATCATCAATGCTTGGGAAACGTGCAAATTTGACCCAAAAAGCTTAAATTTGCCAAAGCAAAAGATAGAGGCGATAGAGAAAATTTTTAATGGAGCCAAAAACAGCAAGGGCGAGCAAATTTATAGCGGCTGGTTTTACGACTCAGGCGTGAGCGCTGAGGGCTGGAGGCAGTGGAAGCTGGGCGACTCGCAAGATGCCAGCAAGCCAAACGCTAGAAATATCACGCTCGCAAGTGGCTCTATAAACTACTACTTTTTAACGCCTGCGCAGCCAAATTTTGACACGATAAATTTTGACTTTGACAAAGATACGCCAAAAACTTTCGAGACCGCTGCGATAAATGACGCTGTATCAACAGACCTTAACACATTTAGCGCAAATGGCGGCAAGCTCATAATAGTAACTGGCGTCTCAGACCCAGTTTTCTCGGCAAAAGATCAAAGGGACTGGTTTAAAAAGCTAGAGGCTGATAATGAAAATAGCCAAAATTTCGCGGCATTTTTTGCGTTACCTGGGATGAACCACTGCGGTGGAGGCAACGGCATAGATGACGTCGATCCTCTTAGTGCGCTTGAAGCGTGGCACGAAAAGGGCGAAGCACCAAAGAGTATGCTAGCTAAGAGCAAGACCTACGCTGGCAAGGAATTTCTAGTGTGTGCCTATCCAAAGGTGGCTACATATGTTGGCGGTGACGCGAGCAAGGCAAGTAGCTTTGTTTGCAAGTAA
- a CDS encoding putative quinol monooxygenase: MFKKLFLLAVLAAFAFGAEAKVSLHELLVTPNNKTLLKQLGRENILSSKSEPGTQAVFFASAKSKPELFYVLEFYKDEAAYKKHISSAHYKKFTSASAEILASKKAISVKKRAAFSKNLTPERLKDAYFHITNLSLKAKSDAKFEKLVKKYMQKSVDEGANAEFAFSQKDAPSKWVLVEIYKDEASFESYRHSANYKAYAKERAGLIDEFDGFALKNETSFSKIKF; encoded by the coding sequence ATGTTTAAAAAACTATTTTTACTAGCTGTTTTGGCAGCTTTTGCCTTTGGGGCGGAGGCTAAAGTGAGCTTGCACGAGCTACTTGTAACGCCAAATAATAAGACTTTGCTAAAGCAGCTTGGCAGGGAAAATATACTAAGTTCAAAGAGCGAGCCAGGTACGCAGGCGGTATTTTTTGCAAGCGCAAAGAGCAAGCCAGAGCTGTTTTATGTTCTTGAGTTTTACAAGGACGAGGCGGCTTATAAAAAGCATATAAGCTCGGCGCACTATAAGAAATTTACAAGTGCGAGCGCTGAAATTTTAGCTAGCAAAAAGGCTATAAGCGTGAAAAAACGGGCTGCGTTTTCTAAAAATTTAACCCCAGAGCGGCTAAAAGATGCCTATTTTCACATCACAAATTTAAGCCTAAAGGCAAAAAGCGATGCGAAATTTGAAAAGCTAGTGAAAAAATATATGCAAAAAAGTGTAGATGAAGGCGCAAATGCGGAGTTTGCTTTTAGTCAAAAGGACGCGCCTAGCAAGTGGGTGCTGGTTGAAATTTACAAAGATGAGGCTAGTTTTGAGAGCTACCGCCACAGCGCAAACTACAAGGCTTACGCCAAAGAGCGAGCGGGGCTGATAGATGAATTTGACGGCTTTGCTCTCAAGAACGAGACTTCATTTAGCAAGATAAAATTTTAG
- a CDS encoding subtype B tannase, with protein MKCVRVAILGVCLVGACFGNELKFDESKFELKSVQVGDRTLKFRAYEGIVYVAKPASDYEVLNFYVPEGKFSDQKGAIFMPNAIGGYMPAKPQKPEIKNEKPNATLEALFRGYVVASVGARGRTLKDGEKFIGKAPAAIVDLKAAVRYLKFNDKFMPGDANKIISNGTSAGGAMSALLGTSANAKEYEPYLDDLGAAKADDQIYAVSAYCPVTNLEYEDEAYEWMFGNLDKFERIDFSSLDAASFNDRSKKPNMITGELNATQKELSRELKSKFPAYLNSLNLKDAKGHTLSLDENGEGSFKEYINALISKAFTATKNSDKSTLTPKFVTLDTQGCELGYTFKLEDFIASLKRAKAPVAFDGLALEAPENELFGDSKTPAKHFTKFAKERSVGEMADENIIKMMNAMNYTANKNGAKFYRIRQGTNDTDLALAVPAMLALALKNAGREVDFEAVWGQGHGGDYDLDKLFAWIKRVEQK; from the coding sequence ATGAAATGCGTTAGAGTTGCTATTTTAGGGGTTTGTTTAGTAGGTGCTTGCTTTGGAAATGAACTTAAATTTGATGAGAGTAAATTTGAGCTAAAAAGCGTGCAAGTTGGCGATAGGACGCTTAAATTTAGAGCCTACGAGGGCATAGTCTATGTGGCAAAGCCAGCTAGCGACTACGAGGTCTTAAATTTCTACGTGCCAGAGGGTAAATTTAGCGACCAAAAGGGTGCTATCTTTATGCCAAACGCTATCGGCGGCTACATGCCAGCTAAGCCACAAAAGCCAGAAATTAAAAACGAAAAGCCAAATGCCACCCTTGAAGCGCTTTTTAGAGGCTATGTCGTGGCAAGCGTTGGCGCTAGAGGCAGGACGCTAAAAGATGGCGAGAAATTCATCGGCAAAGCGCCAGCAGCGATAGTCGATCTAAAAGCGGCCGTTAGATATCTTAAATTTAACGACAAATTTATGCCAGGCGACGCAAATAAAATCATCTCAAATGGCACGAGCGCAGGTGGTGCGATGTCGGCACTGCTTGGCACTAGCGCAAACGCAAAAGAGTATGAGCCATATCTTGACGATCTAGGCGCTGCGAAGGCAGACGATCAAATTTATGCAGTCTCAGCCTATTGTCCTGTTACAAATTTAGAGTACGAGGACGAGGCGTATGAGTGGATGTTTGGGAATTTGGATAAATTTGAAAGGATAGACTTTTCAAGTCTTGATGCGGCTAGCTTTAACGACAGGAGCAAAAAGCCAAATATGATCACAGGCGAGCTAAATGCCACACAAAAAGAGCTCTCACGTGAGCTAAAGAGTAAATTCCCAGCCTATCTAAACTCGCTAAATTTAAAAGACGCCAAAGGCCATACGCTAAGCCTTGATGAAAATGGCGAGGGCAGCTTCAAAGAGTATATAAACGCCCTCATCTCAAAGGCTTTTACCGCTACAAAAAACAGCGATAAAAGCACGCTCACACCTAAATTTGTAACTCTTGACACGCAGGGATGCGAGCTTGGATATACGTTTAAGCTAGAAGACTTCATCGCCTCGCTAAAACGTGCCAAAGCGCCAGTTGCCTTTGACGGCCTAGCTCTTGAAGCCCCTGAAAACGAGCTTTTTGGCGATAGCAAAACGCCTGCAAAGCACTTTACTAAATTTGCTAAAGAGCGAAGCGTGGGCGAGATGGCTGATGAAAATATCATCAAGATGATGAATGCGATGAACTACACCGCAAACAAAAATGGGGCGAAATTTTACCGCATAAGGCAGGGCACAAATGACACCGACCTAGCCCTTGCCGTGCCTGCCATGCTAGCACTTGCGCTTAAAAATGCCGGACGCGAGGTGGACTTTGAAGCGGTTTGGGGACAAGGACATGGCGGCGACTACGACTTAGACAAGCTTTTTGCTTGGATAAAAAGAGTTGAGCAGAAATAA
- a CDS encoding SDR family NAD(P)-dependent oxidoreductase yields MKRYIAITGASSGIGAAVAKAFARRGENLILVARRGELLEELKSEIAKFANVDVVIELCDLSKQENALSLWRNLEKFELKALINNAGFGDYNKVGEQNLDKITQMINLNIISLVTLSTLFTKKYKDKDTQLINISSIGGYKIVPNAVTYCASKFFVSAFSEGLYHELAQDKQAKMQAKVLAPAATKTEFGMVATSKESYDYDKAFKKYHTSEEMAEFLLRLYDSHYCVGSVDRDSFEFSLSKPKFDYAVKLGPKDN; encoded by the coding sequence GTGAAAAGATACATCGCCATCACTGGGGCAAGCTCAGGCATAGGAGCAGCCGTGGCAAAGGCATTTGCAAGGCGCGGGGAGAATTTGATCCTAGTTGCAAGGCGCGGGGAGCTTTTAGAGGAGCTAAAAAGCGAGATAGCTAAATTTGCAAATGTCGATGTGGTGATAGAGCTTTGCGACCTTTCAAAGCAAGAAAATGCCCTTTCTCTTTGGCGTAATTTAGAAAAATTTGAGCTAAAAGCGCTTATAAACAATGCTGGCTTTGGCGACTATAACAAGGTTGGCGAGCAAAATTTAGACAAGATCACGCAGATGATAAATTTAAACATCATCTCTCTTGTGACGCTATCAACGCTCTTTACTAAAAAATATAAAGACAAAGATACTCAGCTTATAAACATCTCTTCGATAGGCGGCTACAAGATCGTGCCAAACGCCGTCACATACTGCGCTAGCAAATTTTTCGTCAGCGCATTTAGTGAGGGTCTTTACCACGAGCTAGCACAAGACAAGCAGGCAAAGATGCAAGCAAAAGTGCTGGCCCCAGCTGCCACAAAGACAGAATTTGGCATGGTGGCAACTAGCAAAGAGAGCTACGACTACGACAAGGCGTTTAAAAAGTACCACACGAGTGAAGAGATGGCGGAGTTTTTGCTACGCCTTTATGATAGCCATTACTGCGTTGGCTCGGTCGATAGAGATAGCTTTGAGTTTAGTCTAAGTAAGCCAAAATTTGACTATGCGGTCAAATTGGGGCCAAAAGATAACTAG
- a CDS encoding NAD(P)H-binding protein, which produces MKKIALIAGASGALGSEILKNLCQSEHYSKVIALARHELNFTHEKLEVKIVNFDDFKDEVPFIADDVFCALGTTMKVAKHKEQFYKVDVTYPINFAKFGLECGAKRFVLLSAAGANRKSGSFYLKAKGQAEAKIKELGYSSFHIARLPLIEAERKEFRLGEYLAIKAFKFIPKGFFDEYRPMRAADIAKVIVEVAQDDHSEGVKIYSPVEYAK; this is translated from the coding sequence ATGAAAAAGATCGCCCTTATAGCTGGAGCCAGTGGCGCTTTGGGAAGTGAGATTTTAAAAAATTTATGCCAGAGCGAGCATTACAGTAAGGTTATCGCCCTTGCTAGGCACGAACTAAATTTTACTCATGAAAAGCTTGAAGTAAAGATAGTAAATTTTGATGATTTTAAAGATGAGGTGCCATTTATTGCTGATGATGTATTTTGCGCGCTTGGCACGACGATGAAAGTGGCAAAGCACAAAGAGCAGTTTTACAAAGTCGATGTGACCTATCCGATAAATTTCGCCAAATTTGGCTTGGAGTGCGGTGCAAAACGCTTTGTCTTGCTCTCGGCTGCAGGCGCAAACAGAAAGTCAGGCTCGTTTTACCTAAAGGCAAAAGGTCAAGCAGAAGCAAAGATAAAAGAGCTTGGATATAGCTCATTTCATATCGCTAGGCTGCCACTTATCGAAGCTGAGAGAAAGGAATTTAGACTTGGCGAGTATCTGGCGATAAAGGCGTTTAAATTTATCCCAAAAGGCTTTTTTGACGAGTATCGTCCGATGAGGGCAGCTGACATCGCTAAAGTGATCGTGGAAGTAGCGCAAGATGACCACAGCGAAGGTGTCAAAATTTATAGCCCGGTGGAGTATGCAAAGTGA
- a CDS encoding iron-containing alcohol dehydrogenase, producing MQNFSFLNPTKIEFGKDKEQNIGRYMKEFGVKKTLIIYGSDRIIKNGLFDIAAKSLSANGIEFCKIGGVKSNPVLSKVNEAINLAKKQSVDSVLAIGGGSVLDTAKAVAAGVRYNGDVWDFFTGKDPSEALMIFDIITLAATGSEMNGGSVVTNEATKQKFAMHGACLYPKVSVINPLLQASVSKEYLVYSASDIIAHSIEGYFTASIQPEIINLYIEANIKTVMKTTEILLKEPSNYDARGEFAWAATMALNGLTYVGTAGYSYPNHMIEHAIGAVVDCAHGAGLSVVMPAWMKWYKNKNLKAFKRFGKEIFGVDDADAGIEKLKEWFSKIGTPTSLIEIGVDETNLDEIMTLVYDYAKGRGLEQIYTKEAISEIFALAR from the coding sequence ATGCAAAATTTTAGCTTTTTAAACCCTACAAAAATAGAATTTGGCAAAGACAAAGAGCAAAATATCGGCAGATACATGAAAGAATTTGGCGTTAAAAAGACGCTTATCATCTATGGCAGCGATAGGATCATAAAAAATGGCCTTTTTGATATCGCAGCAAAGAGCCTAAGTGCAAATGGTATCGAGTTTTGCAAGATAGGTGGCGTGAAGTCAAATCCAGTGCTAAGCAAGGTAAATGAGGCTATAAATTTAGCTAAAAAGCAAAGTGTCGATAGTGTGCTAGCCATAGGCGGTGGCTCAGTGCTTGACACGGCAAAGGCTGTGGCCGCTGGAGTTAGATATAACGGCGACGTTTGGGACTTTTTTACCGGCAAAGATCCAAGCGAAGCGCTTATGATCTTTGACATCATAACGCTTGCGGCAACTGGCTCAGAGATGAACGGCGGCTCAGTCGTCACAAACGAAGCCACGAAACAGAAATTTGCTATGCACGGAGCATGTCTTTACCCAAAAGTATCGGTGATAAATCCACTTCTTCAAGCAAGCGTGAGCAAGGAGTATTTGGTCTATTCAGCTTCTGACATCATCGCTCACAGCATCGAGGGTTACTTTACGGCGAGTATTCAGCCTGAGATCATAAATTTATACATCGAAGCAAACATTAAAACCGTTATGAAAACAACAGAAATTTTGCTAAAAGAGCCAAGTAATTACGACGCTAGAGGCGAGTTTGCCTGGGCTGCGACGATGGCGCTAAATGGCTTAACTTACGTTGGCACAGCTGGCTACTCATATCCAAATCACATGATCGAACACGCCATAGGCGCGGTGGTTGATTGCGCGCATGGAGCTGGGCTAAGTGTGGTCATGCCAGCTTGGATGAAGTGGTATAAAAATAAAAATTTAAAGGCATTTAAGCGCTTTGGCAAAGAAATTTTTGGCGTTGATGACGCAGACGCAGGCATTGAAAAGCTAAAAGAGTGGTTTAGTAAGATTGGCACACCTACAAGCCTTATTGAAATCGGCGTTGATGAAACAAATTTAGACGAGATCATGACGCTAGTTTATGACTACGCCAAGGGCAGGGGCTTGGAGCAAATTTATACAAAAGAGGCCATAAGTGAAATTTTTGCCTTAGCGAGATAG
- a CDS encoding anaerobic ribonucleoside-triphosphate reductase activating protein, with translation MHKVFSITPFTTLDYPDKVAAVVWFAGCNMRCVYCYNIEVVNSNGNIEMDEVCNFLDRRIGKLNGIVFSGGECTANPLFLKLAREVKSRNFCLKVDTNGSHIEILKEAIGEGLIDYIALDFKAPKEKFTGVTGSNLYEKFISTLKYLLEINFDFEVRTTVHADFLDEADISLMSEILYDLGYRGNYYLQKFLSTGENFGNLVDAKSSFDPKKIISKLPIKLRNF, from the coding sequence TTGCATAAAGTCTTTAGTATAACGCCATTTACTACGCTTGATTATCCAGACAAAGTGGCTGCAGTAGTTTGGTTTGCAGGCTGTAATATGCGATGCGTGTATTGCTACAATATAGAAGTTGTAAATTCAAATGGCAATATAGAAATGGATGAGGTTTGTAACTTTTTAGACCGCCGTATAGGTAAGCTAAATGGCATTGTCTTTAGCGGTGGCGAATGCACGGCAAATCCTTTGTTTTTGAAGCTTGCAAGAGAGGTTAAGTCAAGAAATTTTTGCCTAAAGGTCGATACAAATGGCTCTCATATTGAGATTTTAAAAGAGGCGATAGGCGAAGGGCTGATTGACTATATTGCACTTGATTTTAAAGCGCCAAAAGAGAAATTTACGGGCGTAACTGGCTCAAATTTATATGAAAAATTTATTAGCACACTAAAATATCTGCTTGAGATAAATTTTGATTTTGAAGTAAGAACAACCGTGCATGCAGATTTTTTAGATGAAGCAGATATTTCTTTGATGTCTGAAATTCTTTATGACCTTGGATATAGAGGCAATTATTATTTGCAAAAATTCCTTAGCACAGGTGAAAATTTTGGAAATTTAGTTGATGCTAAAAGTAGCTTTGATCCGAAAAAAATCATTTCAAAACTTCCTATCAAACTAAGAAATTTTTAA
- a CDS encoding AAA family ATPase translates to MVVGLYLRHIKAYEGINFIPIGYKLDFNFISYVGKNGIGKSSILEGFDSFFNEKIYNINKNATSGERNKPFFVPIFLIKKSDCIFPAHCIKDIDKLNDFFWNIKSLSGSADIKGFKNIRDDLLKQGITKEEYYLLMIGEEFISNSSPKISFGTFTIAQEFLSKVLDNKNINITTSISTEEIQEYKSELAKKYNKILQIIKDHYSYIYFPVELNIENFTKIETTEMQKVFGKKLKKEIESMLSGIKLDGTNGINPRLDNFIKEIQNSLRNNYEYKTGQQRNNKITKNDIVNKIIEAYFQKRILYKNNKKISELSAGEKRQALIDIISAFLIKTDRDSATIIAIDEPENSLHTSVCYEQFDRLNKVSKNCQVFITTHWYGFLPILNEGFGHFLTEKETKNKKEILFETYDLYDYKARVKNDMQKSKNEIPHDFNLKSINDLVQAIYYSLYCEKPYNWLLVEGVSEKIYFEYFFKDEVKNNLRILPLGGNTKVSEIYEHLELPLKKEDDKLRGKVFCLIDTDKIRHKEYIKDGNKHLKIRRLCNIGNDETRLYTLENSDTTQTDIEQSLNPIIFKETMEKLDKSNKYQINIQKNNGNTSFIDNLKSIDLKNYFEENEGSNKIKFAEKYVEISKEKENNEKFIPIWILEIKDFYKK, encoded by the coding sequence ATGGTTGTTGGGCTTTATTTAAGACATATAAAAGCATATGAGGGCATAAACTTTATTCCTATAGGGTATAAATTAGATTTTAACTTTATAAGTTATGTTGGTAAAAATGGAATAGGCAAAAGTTCTATTCTTGAAGGATTTGATAGTTTCTTTAATGAAAAAATCTACAACATTAATAAAAATGCAACTTCAGGAGAAAGAAATAAACCATTTTTTGTTCCAATTTTTTTAATTAAAAAATCTGATTGTATTTTTCCTGCTCATTGTATAAAAGATATAGATAAACTTAATGATTTTTTCTGGAATATAAAATCGTTATCCGGAAGTGCTGATATTAAAGGCTTTAAAAATATTAGGGATGATTTATTAAAACAAGGTATAACTAAAGAAGAGTATTATCTTCTAATGATCGGTGAAGAATTTATATCAAACAGTAGCCCAAAAATATCTTTTGGAACCTTCACTATAGCGCAAGAATTTCTCAGTAAGGTACTTGATAATAAGAATATAAACATAACAACATCAATATCAACAGAAGAAATTCAAGAGTACAAGAGTGAGCTCGCCAAAAAATATAATAAAATTCTACAAATCATAAAAGATCATTACTCATATATATATTTTCCGGTCGAACTTAATATAGAAAATTTTACAAAAATAGAAACAACAGAAATGCAAAAAGTTTTTGGAAAAAAACTAAAAAAAGAAATAGAAAGTATGTTGTCTGGTATTAAGCTAGATGGTACAAATGGAATTAATCCAAGGTTAGATAATTTTATTAAAGAAATACAAAATAGCCTACGTAATAATTATGAGTATAAAACAGGACAGCAAAGAAATAATAAAATAACAAAAAATGATATTGTAAATAAAATAATAGAAGCATATTTTCAAAAAAGAATTTTATATAAAAATAATAAAAAAATTAGTGAATTAAGTGCAGGAGAAAAAAGACAAGCCCTGATAGACATAATATCCGCATTTCTAATAAAAACAGATAGAGATTCAGCAACAATTATAGCAATAGATGAACCAGAAAATTCACTCCATACTTCTGTTTGTTATGAGCAATTTGATAGATTGAATAAAGTTTCAAAAAATTGTCAAGTGTTTATTACTACTCATTGGTATGGGTTCTTGCCTATCTTAAATGAAGGTTTTGGACATTTTTTAACAGAAAAAGAAACAAAAAATAAGAAGGAAATACTTTTTGAGACCTATGATCTGTATGACTATAAGGCAAGAGTAAAAAACGATATGCAAAAAAGTAAAAATGAAATTCCTCATGATTTTAATTTAAAAAGTATAAATGATTTAGTTCAAGCTATATATTACTCACTATACTGCGAGAAACCATATAACTGGCTTTTAGTAGAAGGCGTGAGTGAAAAAATATACTTTGAATATTTTTTTAAAGATGAAGTGAAAAATAATTTAAGAATTTTACCTCTTGGCGGAAATACAAAAGTTTCAGAAATTTATGAACACTTAGAACTGCCTCTAAAAAAAGAGGATGACAAATTAAGAGGAAAAGTATTTTGTCTAATCGATACAGATAAGATAAGACATAAAGAGTACATTAAAGATGGAAATAAGCACTTAAAAATTAGAAGATTATGCAATATTGGAAACGATGAAACACGATTATATACACTTGAAAATTCAGATACTACTCAAACTGATATAGAACAATCTTTAAATCCTATAATTTTCAAAGAAACAATGGAAAAATTGGATAAATCAAACAAATATCAGATAAATATACAAAAAAATAATGGAAATACAAGTTTTATTGATAATTTAAAAAGTATTGATTTAAAAAATTATTTTGAAGAAAACGAAGGATCAAATAAAATTAAATTTGCTGAAAAATATGTAGAAATATCTAAAGAGAAGGAAAATAATGAAAAATTTATTCCAATCTGGATATTAGAAATAAAAGATTTTTATAAAAAGTAA